One Nonomuraea angiospora DNA segment encodes these proteins:
- a CDS encoding ABC transporter substrate-binding protein produces the protein MLKRISALVLAGLTAMSMTACGSGGGGGGGGGSITMGFSQVGAESGWRTANTKSVQDSAKTAGITLKFSDAQQKQENQIKAIRSYIQQKVDVIAFSPVVESGWDTVLKEAKDAKIPVILTDRAVDSKDTSLYKTFLGSDFVEEGKKAGQWLVNEYKDAKDPVNIVELQGTTGSAPANDRKSGFQEVIGADPKFKIIASQTGDFTRAKGKEVMEAFLKSNPDIDVLYAHNDDMGLGAIEAIEGAGKVPGKDIKIITVDAVKDGMQALADGKINYIVECSPLLGPQLMDLAKKVVKGEQVPARVVTEETTFTQEQAKQALPSRQY, from the coding sequence GTGTTGAAGAGGATCTCGGCTTTAGTTCTCGCCGGTCTGACCGCGATGTCCATGACCGCCTGCGGCAGCGGCGGTGGCGGCGGCGGTGGTGGCGGCTCGATCACCATGGGCTTCTCCCAGGTGGGTGCGGAGAGCGGGTGGCGCACCGCGAACACCAAGTCCGTGCAGGACTCGGCCAAGACCGCGGGCATCACGCTCAAGTTCTCCGACGCCCAGCAGAAGCAGGAGAACCAGATCAAGGCCATCCGCTCCTACATCCAGCAGAAGGTGGACGTCATCGCCTTCTCGCCGGTGGTGGAGTCCGGCTGGGACACGGTGCTCAAGGAGGCCAAGGACGCGAAGATCCCGGTCATCCTGACCGACCGCGCCGTGGACTCCAAGGACACCTCCCTCTACAAGACCTTCCTCGGCTCGGACTTCGTCGAAGAGGGCAAGAAGGCCGGCCAGTGGCTGGTGAACGAGTACAAGGACGCCAAGGACCCGGTGAACATCGTCGAGCTGCAGGGCACGACGGGCTCGGCCCCGGCCAACGACCGCAAGTCCGGCTTCCAGGAGGTCATCGGGGCCGATCCCAAGTTCAAGATCATCGCCTCGCAGACCGGCGACTTCACCAGGGCCAAGGGTAAGGAGGTCATGGAGGCCTTCCTGAAGTCGAACCCGGACATCGACGTCCTCTACGCCCACAACGACGACATGGGCCTGGGCGCGATCGAGGCCATCGAGGGCGCGGGCAAGGTGCCCGGCAAGGACATCAAGATCATCACCGTGGACGCCGTCAAGGACGGGATGCAGGCGCTCGCCGACGGGAAGATCAACTACATCGTCGAGTGCTCGCCGCTGCTCGGCCCGCAGCTCATGGACCTGGCCAAGAAGGTCGTCAAGGGTGAGCAGGTGCCGGCCCGCGTGGTGACCGAGGAGACCACGTTCACGCAGGAGCAGGCCAAGCAGGCCCTGCCCTCCCGCCAGTACTGA